CACCTTGTTTGGTGGTATCAAGGCTACCTTCTTGACAGATTATATTCACACAATTGcaattattgttattatctTGACATTTGCATTCAAGACTTTTGCAACTTCTCCACTTTTGGGATCCCCAGCTAAGGTTTGGGAATTGATCACACAAGCCGGAATAGATCATCCTGTTTCCGGTAACGCAGAGGGTTCCTATCTAACGATGCATTCCAGGTCTGGtggtattttctttgtcatTAATATTGTTGGTAATTTTGGAACAGTCTTCCTAGATAATGGTTACTGGAACAAAGCCATAGCATCTTCACCTGCTGCAGCTTTGCCTGGTTATATTGCCGGTGGTATTGCATGGTTTGCTATTCCTTGGCTAACTGCAACTACAATGGGGCTTGCTTGTCTTGCATTAGAATCCACACCTTCTTTTCCTACATATCCAAATAGATTATCGGAAGATCAAGTCTCTGCTGGCTTGGTTTTACCATCCGCAGCTGTTGCATTGATGGGTAAAGGTGGTGCAGTTGCtatgttatttttgatCTTTATGGCAGTTACGTCGGCGATGTCAGCAGAGTTGATTGCGATTTCTTCGATCTTCACTTATGATATCTACAAAGGCTATATCAATCCCAAGGCATCTGGTAAgacattgattttttcttcacaCTGTACTGTCATTGTCTTTTCATTGGCAATGTCTGGCTTTGCAACCGGTTTATACTATGCAAACATATCTATGGGCTACTTATATGAATTAATGGGAATCATTATTTCTTCTGCGGTTCTACCATCCGTTCTAACATTATTGtcaaaacatcaaaatacCGTTGCCGTTGTGGTATCTCCAATCCTGGGAACTGCAATTGCAATCATGTCTTGGTTGGTATCAACACACACTATGTATGGTGAGATTACCGTCGATAATACCTTCATGGATGATCCAATGTTGATTGGTAATGTTGTTGCTTTGTTATCGcctttgattttcattCCAATCTTGACATTAATCTTTGGCTCTCAACAATTTGACTTTGAAATCTTAAAAACTATTGAGAGGGTCGATGATTCTTCTGAAGTTGAGGATGATTTAAAGGACATCTTACCAGATACTATTCTAAATGAAAGTGACGATTCTGAAGccaaagatattgaaaagttgaaTCCTGTCAAATCGACCGTCACTGAAGTCGTTGACCAATTAGCGCACGAAAGTAAGGCTGTGGATcacaacaaagaagaagaacagCATCTTAGAAGAGCTTCTAGAATTGCTGGTTACCTTTGCCTTTTCATGAGTATTTCGATGCTAGTCATCTGGCCAATGCCAATGTATGGATCGAGAtatattttctctaaacaatttttcactGGTTGGATTACAGTGGGAATAATATGGATTTTTGTGACTGCTTTCATAGTCATAATATATCCACTATGGGAAGGTAAGTACGGCATCTATACTTCTCTCAGAGGTATCTACTGGGATCTCAGTGGACAGACACACAAGTTGAGGGAATGGCAAACCGCTCATCCAGAACAATTACATGCCGTTCAGTCTCAAATAAGTGCTCAATTGGCACAGGAAAGAGACATCGATGAAATACTTCAGTagctatttttttaaacaTTTAAGATTaaaattgtatttttaCTTTCTATGTATCCCTGACATCAAATTTGGAGACTACTTTTCGTTAAAAAGCGCTGGGCCATCAATAAACCCGCAAAGTCTCGGACTTTATAGTCCCATAAGcgatttttttcatcatatATACGAATTTCTTTAGCTTTCTCAAGATTCTTACCATAAGATTTTTATGATGTAAGTGACATTGTTTCCAGTGGGGGTTTGTAGACTAGTCTTAACCTCCAACCCAATTTATAATATGTCAAGTAGTCATTATTATCTAATTGcgttttggttttcaagTGAGCCGAGAAAAAAACCCTCCTTATCTAATGCGTTGCATATCTATGTTGGAAAGAATTAATTCTAATTTGGGCACGTACACTTAATGTTACACTTTGAAATCTTAGTCAAAGAAGTCatagaaaaacaaattaatAGCTGTATACATCATTTGTATAGAGAACTCGACATAAAAGTACAAagtttccttcttcaagaaaagGAAGCTAACAGgtgcaaaaaaaaaattcgGAATTAGTTACTTTCCAGTTTTCACAAGACGCCACCTTTGTACTAGGAAACACATCCTCAGTTTAAATCAGTCACAACTTGAGTTTCCCATTTCCGTGAAATATCCAGTTGTTTGGCAAATGCGGCCATCTCCATGAAATGAACACCAAAAAGATGTTCTTCagaaaaagggaaaacatcaaagaaacaatgaaaatgaaccTATTATTGGTAGACTAGACTTCTTACAATTTGTGAGGAAAAGCCAAGATAAAACCATATTGTTATTTTAGTCACTATATTCAAGTTCCAGAACAAATATGAATACCAAatttaatgttttttttacttctCAAAGACTGAAATGTTGTGTTCTTCTAAAAGCCAATGAGTGATAAACTTTACTCTACATTTATTATTAACATCCTTGACGTacttgcttttttttcactctcTCAACTTAGTTATTCTTGTTAGTTTATTATACCTAGGCTCAACATGGTTAACCAATAATTAACAAAAGCTTATGATGCAAAGTGGAAGAGTAAAATGCCAGTGAGTGATCAAACAGATGCAAATATTCATTTGGGTTTTTCAGCTTGATTTAATTAGGCGGctcattattattacaTCACCTTTAATTTATGAAAGAGGTTAACTCCATTCtgactttttctttttaacGTTTGTACATATTATGTGTATTCATCCTTAGTTTAGCAAATAGTAATTTAAATATTAAATAATTGTAAAATTGTATTTTCTGGTAACACCTCTATTTTCCCTCATTCATTGAAGCCtccaaaattcaaaacacTTGTTTAGTGAGCATGGGCTTTTCTATTTAAAATGATAATTTATAATTGGTTTCaattcatattgtaacacacctcgctcctttgtttttctaGTTGAATCTAAAACAAAGCGAAATTTTAGATATCCTTATGCTTTGCAAATCACATATGCAGTAGTAGAATAGACAAACTGGACCACAATTGCATTTTATAGAATAGTGGAATTTTGGACACACAACAAACCGCTCGTATGGCCAAGTTGGTAAGGCGCTACACTAGTAATGTAGCGATCCTCAGTTCGACTCTGAGTGCGAGcagttatttttttctatttaagaaaaatattAGCTCAAAAATTTCTagaatagaaaaaaaaaattcaacttcacTTAACGTTTGTActatttctcttttttgttaatgtttgttttatttttttctcttccaTTAGAATCTCGGATAACCATAAATTAACAATCAATGCCAAGAAAGAAGTCTGCAACCAAAATTGCTAAAGAGAAGCAAGAAGCGGAAATTGCCAAAAGAATTGCCGAAAATGAAGCATCAGAAAACCCACTTCCTTTAGATATCGAAGAACTGAAAAAGGAACTAAgagaagcagaagaaggagaaagcGAAGAGTCTGAGGAAGAGGACGATTATGGCGAGTTGCTTACAGAGGATGTCGAAAGTGGCCTTAATGAGGTTTTAAAAGCTATTAAAACAGGTGATCAAAGATTATTTGATTCTAATGttaagtttttcaatgatgatgCTCAGGTTACCACAAAAGATAAAGAGTCTAAACCcatttatttgaaagattatCAACGTGAGGCTTTACTTGcaggaaaagaagagttTGACTCTGTCGATGGTGATAAACCGTATACTCAGTTACAAAAggaagataaagaaaatcttaTTAGAGAAATTCATAATCAATTGggagatgatgaagatgacgaagacaacgatgatgattttttaaTTAAAAAAGACCCTAAACCGGAAGCTCGGGAAAAGCAGGCCAAGAAAGTAGAACTACCAAATCCAGAAGAAGTAGGGGGTGAGAAATTTCTTGAAGCCTTTATGGAGAACCATGCGTGGTTACCTAATAAAGGTACTGAAGTAACTATGGATAACGAGGACGATGACGAGTTTGATGAAGCAGCcgaaacttttgaaaatgcatATAACCATCGTTATGAAGACCCCAATGCCAATGAAATTATTAGTTATGCCAGATCTCAGGCAACCATGAGACGTGAAAAGATGAACAGcagaaaaagagagagattaagaaaacaagaagagaTGCAGAAGGAAAAgcaagaaatcaatgaacaactaaagaaaaagaaacaaaagaaagcTAATTTAGTTGCTGATAGAAtgaaagaaatcaaagaagcTGTAGGCGATCAAGTAAGTGAAGAGAAAATTATCAAAGTATTTGGTGAATCGTTAATGAACgaagatttcaatgatgaagaatgGGATTCAAAGATGGCTCAAATATTTGACGATGAATACTACGAAAATGAAGACAATAACATTGCCAAGCCAGAATGGGATGATGATGTAATGGGAGAGATCGGTAATGATTTAAAGGtttcaaaagaaggagatgacgaggaagaagaagaagaaggagatgacgaggaggaagaagaagaagatgatgatgatgagtttggaaaagaaaagggtGGAAAACCATCTAAAAGtcaaaagaaggaagaaaaatataacaAAAAGCAggaaaagaataaaataaaagaacTTGCTGAGCGTTTAGTTGAATCGAAAACTTTAGATATTTTAGACGAAGTTCAAGAAGAACGAGGAGCAGGAAAAGGGAAGAGCGAATATACATTCAAATATAGAGAAGTATCACCTGAAAGCTTTGGATTAACATATAATGAGATATTCAAAGCTGACGACAAGTCACTCAATGAATTTA
The window above is part of the Pichia kudriavzevii chromosome 1, complete sequence genome. Proteins encoded here:
- a CDS encoding uncharacterized protein (PKUD0A13050; similar to Saccharomyces cerevisiae YHL016C (DUR3); ancestral locus Anc_2.551); the encoded protein is MVMTDGPIINIPLPQGAGYAILVGLGLVFSLGMILTTFVLRRYQKEVITSEEFSTAGRSVKTGLIAAAVVSSWTWAATLLTSSTQAYKNGISGPFYYAAGACCQIILFAFIAIKAKQKAPGAHTYLEIVKARYGPIAHGVFIFFAFATNVLVTAMLLTGGSATVTDLTGMNTVAAIFLFPVGVMIYTLFGGIKATFLTDYIHTIAIIVIILTFAFKTFATSPLLGSPAKVWELITQAGIDHPVSGNAEGSYLTMHSRSGGIFFVINIVGNFGTVFLDNGYWNKAIASSPAAALPGYIAGGIAWFAIPWLTATTMGLACLALESTPSFPTYPNRLSEDQVSAGLVLPSAAVALMGKGGAVAMLFLIFMAVTSAMSAELIAISSIFTYDIYKGYINPKASGKTLIFSSHCTVIVFSLAMSGFATGLYYANISMGYLYELMGIIISSAVLPSVLTLLSKHQNTVAVVVSPILGTAIAIMSWLVSTHTMYGEITVDNTFMDDPMLIGNVVALLSPLIFIPILTLIFGSQQFDFEILKTIERVDDSSEVEDDLKDILPDTILNESDDSEAKDIEKLNPVKSTVTEVVDQLAHESKAVDHNKEEEQHLRRASRIAGYLCLFMSISMLVIWPMPMYGSRYIFSKQFFTGWITVGIIWIFVTAFIVIIYPLWEGKYGIYTSLRGIYWDLSGQTHKLREWQTAHPEQLHAVQSQISAQLAQERDIDEILQ
- a CDS encoding uncharacterized protein (PKUD0A13060; similar to Saccharomyces cerevisiae YNL308C (KRI1); ancestral locus Anc_3.39) yields the protein MPRKKSATKIAKEKQEAEIAKRIAENEASENPLPLDIEELKKELREAEEGESEESEEEDDYGELLTEDVESGLNEVLKAIKTGDQRLFDSNVKFFNDDAQVTTKDKESKPIYLKDYQREALLAGKEEFDSVDGDKPYTQLQKEDKENLIREIHNQLGDDEDDEDNDDDFLIKKDPKPEAREKQAKKVELPNPEEVGGEKFLEAFMENHAWLPNKGTEVTMDNEDDDEFDEAAETFENAYNHRYEDPNANEIISYARSQATMRREKMNSRKRERLRKQEEMQKEKQEINEQLKKKKQKKANLVADRMKEIKEAVGDQVSEEKIIKVFGESLMNEDFNDEEWDSKMAQIFDDEYYENEDNNIAKPEWDDDVMGEIGNDLKVSKEGDDEEEEEEGDDEEEEEEDDDDEFGKEKGGKPSKSQKKEEKYNKKQEKNKIKELAERLVESKTLDILDEVQEERGAGKGKSEYTFKYREVSPESFGLTYNEIFKADDKSLNEFIGLKKLAPYRPQEKVVKDKRKVTKSKHIKEWRKKTFGDEKGVSEDADLDIKIPSIVFDVNTTRGEGPKRKKRKTSKRRKGL